The genomic DNA GTTGCTTGAGATTGTCGCCCGCACGGATGGGCGCGCGCGGCGCATCATGTTCGAAAAATTTGCAGCCGGAACCGGCGGCAACCAGCGCGATATTGTTGCCGAAGCAAGGCTCCCGATTGCAGTCGTCAACGGTCGCGACGAGCCGTTTGTTGAACTTGATTTCGTCTCGAAAGTCCGTTTCGGCAATCTCTGGGAAGGTAAAACCCATGTCATCGACGGGGCAGGGCATGCGCCCTTCCGCGAGACACCAGCTGTTTTCGATGATTATCTGCAGCGCTTCATGCGCGACTGCACGGCCTGACCTACTGCAATCACCAAAAGACAAAAAGGGCCGGATAACCGGCCCTTTTTCATATCTAAGTACTTGTTTCGTCGCATTATCCTACGCAAAACCGCTTCGCACTTTTGCTGGAAATGCTCTAGATTTTTCTCAGCGCAACTTCCTCGATCAGGTGATCGCTGCCCTTGCGCAAGATCAGATCGGCGCGCGGGCGCGTCGGCAGGATATTATCCTTGAGATTCTTCAGGTTGATATTGTTCCACAGTCCTTCGCCAATCGAACGCGCCGCATCTTCCGAAAGCTGCGAATAGCGATGGAAGAAGGATTCCGGATTGACGAAAGCAGTCTCCCGCAGCCGCATGAAGCGGTCGATATACCATTTGTGGATCAGCTGCGATTCCGCATCGATATAGATCGAGAAGTCGAAGAAATCGGAGACGAAGGGCACCATCTTGCCGTCTTCCGGCAGATCGCGCACCTGCAGCACATTGATGCCTTCAAAGATCAGAATATCCGGCTTGTCGACGATCTGATATTCGCCCGGCAAGACGTCGTAGCTCAGATGCGAATAGAGCGGCGCACGCACCTGGCTCATGCCTGCCTTGATCGCTGACAGAAAGCGCAAGACCGCACCGACATCGTAGCTTTCGGGAAAACCCTTGCGCTCCATCATGTTCTGCTCGCGCAGGACCGCATTGGGGTAGAGAAAACCGTCGGTCGTCACGAGATCGACCTTCGGGCTCGATGGCCAGCGTGCCAGAAGCTCTTTCAGGATACGCGCAGTCGTGGATTTCCCAACCGCAACCGAACCGGCAATGCCGATGATGAACGGCGTCTTGAACGACTCTTCCATGTTGAGGAACTGCTTGCGCTGCTCGAACAGAAGCTGGCTTGCCTCCACATGCGCCGACAGCAATCGCGACAGCGACAGATAGATGCGCCGTACCTCGTCGAGATCGATGGGGTCGCCCAGCGAGCGCAGTCGCTTGACCTCGTCATACGTCAAAGTGAGCGGCGTGTCGGCGCGAAATCCCGCCCATTCCTCAGCCGAAAAGAAACGGTAAGGCGAGTAACGCGACGGCGTTAGCTGGTCCACTTTTTCCCACATATTGTCGCTGCTCTCCCTCAACGCCAATTCTGCACTAGCAGCTTTCAATTCGCTTTGCATTTATGCTTTCGGACGACCGGCCTTTTCCTCAAGGCCAGTCTGCGCCGTGCGACGCTGCAATTCTGCAAGAACCTCATTGAGCGGCACATCCGCAATCTTGAGAACCACCAGCAGATGATAAAGTAAATCAGCGCTTTCGGTGACCACGTCCGCGCGGTTGCCCTCAACGGCGGCAATGACCGTTTCCACGGCTTCTTCACCGAGCTTTTTCGCGGCCCGTGTCTGTCCCTTGGCAACAAGGCTTGCAGTATAAGACGAGCCGTCCGTCATGCCGGCACGCTCCGCGACGATGCGTTCAAGGTCGGAAAGTGTGAACTCAGTCATCGGACTTCCTTAAATCTTACTCTTTAACGGACCGGATCGAGCCGCATCGGGATGCCAGCCTCGGCCATATAGCGCTTGGCCTCGCCAATCGTATAGGTGCCGAAGTGGAAGATGGATGCTGCGAGAACTGCCGTCGCGTGACCGTCACGAATGCCCGCAACCATGTGATCCAGATTGCCGACACCACCCGAAGCTATTACCGGAACGCGCACGCTGTCAGCCACGGCTCGCGTCAGTGCCACATCGTAACCGGCCTTGGTTCCGTCGCGATCCATCGAGGTCAGCAGGATTTCACCAGCGCCGAGGCTCACCACCTTCTGCGCAAACTCCACCGCGTCGATGCCGGTTGTCTGGCGACCGCCATGGGTGAAGATTTCCCAGCGGTCGGCTTCGCCTTCGCCCGAAACCTTCTTGGCGTCGATGGCAACCACGATGCACTGGTCACCGAATTTGTCAGCAGCTTCGGCGACAAATTCCGGGTTCTTCACCGCAGCCGTATTGATCGAGACCTTGTCGGCACCGGCCAGAAGCAGCTTGCGAATGTCAGAAACCTGACGCACGCCACCACCAACGGTCAGCGGCATGAAGCACTGTTCCGCTGTACGGGCGATAACATCGAAAATTGTCTCGCGATTGTCCGAAGACGCCGTGATGTCGAGGAAGCACAGTTCGTCTGCGCCCGCCGCATCATAGGCGCGGGCAGCTTCCACCGGATCACCCGCATCGATCAGATCGACAAAGTTCACGCCCTTGACGACGCGTCCGTCCTTCACATCGAGGCACGGTATCACTCTCGCTTTCAAAGTCATGCTGCGGCCCTCAACAGGGATAATGCTTCTGCCGGATCGATGCGGCCATCGTAAAGCGCGCGACCGGAAATCGCGCCTTCCAGCTTGCGGGCATCAGGAGCGGCAAGACGTTTGATGTCATCCATCGAGGCGAGGCCGCCCGATGCGATCACCGGGATGGAAACGCTATCTGCCAGGCCGAGCGTCGAATCCCAGTTGATGCCAGCCAGAACGCCGTCGCGGTCGATGTCGGTATAGATGATGGCGGCAACGCCTGCGCCTTCAAACTTTTTCGCGAGTTCGATCACGCCCAGTTCAGACGCTTCTGCCCAGCCTTCAACTGCGACATAGCCGCCCTTGGCATCGATGCCGACAGCAACCTGACCCGGAAATGCCTTGCAGGCCTCTATCACCAATGCCGGATCGCGCACGGCGACCGTACCAAGAATGACGCGGCGCAATCCCTTGGAAAGCCAGTTCTCGATATGCTGGAGCGTGCGGATACCGCCCCCGAGCTGCACCGGATTTTTCGTGGCTTTGAGGATCGCTTCCACAGCCTTGCCGTTGACGCTTTCGCCAGCAAAGGCACCGTTGAGATCAACCACATGCAGCCATTCAAAGCCCTGATCCTCAAAGGCTTTGGCCTGTGCAGCCGGGTCTTCATTATAGACGGTGGCCTGATCCATGTCGCCGAGCTTCAGGCGCACGCATTGACCGTCTTTCAAATCGATGGCGGGAAAAAGGATCATAATGTCAGGGCTTCCATTTCAGGAAATTGGCAATGAGCGAAAGGCCGAGCAGCTGGCTCTTTTCAGGATGGAACTGGGTTCCCACCATATTGTCGCGGCCAACCGTTGCAGTGACATCGCCGCCATATTCAGTAACGGCCAGCACGTCAGCCTTGTTCTTCGCATCGAACATATAGGAATGCACGAAATAGGCGTGCAAGCCGTTCTCGCCGGTCTCGATACCTTCGAAGACCGGGTGAGAATGTTTCACGTGAATCCTGTTCCAGCCGATCTGCGGAATTTTCAGCGAAGGATCGGACGGTGTCATTTCACGCACATCG from Brucella anthropi ATCC 49188 includes the following:
- the coaA gene encoding type I pantothenate kinase, which translates into the protein MWEKVDQLTPSRYSPYRFFSAEEWAGFRADTPLTLTYDEVKRLRSLGDPIDLDEVRRIYLSLSRLLSAHVEASQLLFEQRKQFLNMEESFKTPFIIGIAGSVAVGKSTTARILKELLARWPSSPKVDLVTTDGFLYPNAVLREQNMMERKGFPESYDVGAVLRFLSAIKAGMSQVRAPLYSHLSYDVLPGEYQIVDKPDILIFEGINVLQVRDLPEDGKMVPFVSDFFDFSIYIDAESQLIHKWYIDRFMRLRETAFVNPESFFHRYSQLSEDAARSIGEGLWNNINLKNLKDNILPTRPRADLILRKGSDHLIEEVALRKI
- a CDS encoding phosphoribosyl-ATP diphosphatase — translated: MTEFTLSDLERIVAERAGMTDGSSYTASLVAKGQTRAAKKLGEEAVETVIAAVEGNRADVVTESADLLYHLLVVLKIADVPLNEVLAELQRRTAQTGLEEKAGRPKA
- the hisF gene encoding imidazole glycerol phosphate synthase subunit HisF, whose product is MTLKARVIPCLDVKDGRVVKGVNFVDLIDAGDPVEAARAYDAAGADELCFLDITASSDNRETIFDVIARTAEQCFMPLTVGGGVRQVSDIRKLLLAGADKVSINTAAVKNPEFVAEAADKFGDQCIVVAIDAKKVSGEGEADRWEIFTHGGRQTTGIDAVEFAQKVVSLGAGEILLTSMDRDGTKAGYDVALTRAVADSVRVPVIASGGVGNLDHMVAGIRDGHATAVLAASIFHFGTYTIGEAKRYMAEAGIPMRLDPVR
- the hisA gene encoding 1-(5-phosphoribosyl)-5-[(5-phosphoribosylamino)methylideneamino]imidazole-4-carboxamide isomerase, yielding MILFPAIDLKDGQCVRLKLGDMDQATVYNEDPAAQAKAFEDQGFEWLHVVDLNGAFAGESVNGKAVEAILKATKNPVQLGGGIRTLQHIENWLSKGLRRVILGTVAVRDPALVIEACKAFPGQVAVGIDAKGGYVAVEGWAEASELGVIELAKKFEGAGVAAIIYTDIDRDGVLAGINWDSTLGLADSVSIPVIASGGLASMDDIKRLAAPDARKLEGAISGRALYDGRIDPAEALSLLRAAA